In the genome of Taurinivorans muris, one region contains:
- the flgM gene encoding flagellar biosynthesis anti-sigma factor FlgM — translation MKISNNNGFETYPIGLNEISSASKIAKQEETKSILPNTQPAQDTVSLSEDAKYHALAKIEALETPDIRTDKVQRLKTMIANGTYEFNSMDTAKAIVKDLFAHKELLLAN, via the coding sequence ATGAAGATAAGCAATAACAACGGATTTGAAACATATCCCATCGGCTTGAATGAAATTTCTTCCGCAAGTAAAATTGCAAAGCAGGAAGAAACAAAAAGCATTTTGCCGAATACGCAGCCGGCTCAGGATACGGTTTCTCTTTCCGAAGACGCAAAATATCATGCGCTGGCGAAAATTGAAGCTCTTGAAACACCTGATATTCGTACGGATAAGGTTCAGCGCCTCAAAACCATGATTGCAAACGGTACGTACGAATTTAATAGTATGGATACGGCAAAAGCCATTGTAAAAGACCTTTTTGCGCACAAGGAATTGCTTTTAGCGAACTAA
- the hisA gene encoding 1-(5-phosphoribosyl)-5-[(5-phosphoribosylamino)methylideneamino]imidazole-4-carboxamide isomerase — MIIFPAVDLKNGKAVRLKQGKADQVSVFSDDPVQMAKHWQSLGAGYLHLIDLDGAFEGKSVNAEIVKEICQKLDIPVQLGGGIRSEEIADFWLNLGVTRIIIGTMALENFALFEKICKKYPGRVGVSLDVQGKKLKTRGWVEDSGKEIDEILPKLQNAGCAFIIYTDIERDGMHSELNFAEIERLAKLCPLPLIAAGGVSTMESVKKLLPLAKNSSLQGIVSGRAIYEGTLDFNEAINFIKKN; from the coding sequence ATGATTATTTTCCCTGCGGTGGATTTGAAAAATGGCAAAGCCGTGCGTTTAAAACAAGGAAAAGCGGACCAAGTTTCCGTTTTTTCTGACGACCCGGTGCAAATGGCGAAGCATTGGCAAAGCCTTGGAGCCGGATACCTGCATTTAATCGATTTAGACGGCGCTTTTGAAGGAAAAAGCGTCAATGCGGAAATTGTCAAAGAAATTTGCCAAAAACTTGATATTCCCGTCCAGCTCGGAGGCGGAATACGCTCGGAAGAAATTGCTGATTTTTGGCTCAATTTAGGCGTAACCCGAATTATTATCGGCACAATGGCTCTTGAAAATTTTGCCCTGTTTGAAAAAATTTGTAAAAAATACCCCGGCAGAGTGGGTGTTTCCTTGGATGTTCAAGGAAAAAAACTCAAAACAAGAGGCTGGGTCGAAGATTCCGGCAAAGAAATTGATGAAATTCTGCCAAAACTGCAAAATGCCGGCTGCGCCTTTATCATTTATACCGATATAGAACGGGACGGCATGCACAGCGAACTTAATTTTGCCGAAATTGAACGCCTTGCGAAACTTTGCCCACTGCCCCTTATTGCCGCGGGCGGAGTTTCCACTATGGAAAGCGTTAAAAAGCTTTTGCCTCTTGCAAAAAATTCTTCACTGCAAGGAATTGTTTCCGGACGCGCAATTTACGAAGGCACGCTTGATTTTAACGAAGCGATAAATTTTATTAAAAAAAATTAA
- the hisB gene encoding imidazoleglycerol-phosphate dehydratase HisB, with product MSTTQRKANISRRTNETDISLCLNLDGTGKTAVQSGIGFLDHMLTLLAFWAKFDLELTCKGDTHIDFHHTMEDIGICLGKALHDALLSHNGANGIERTGFAKIPMDEALTEVCLDLSGRAWLEWRNDELLPPVIAGDEKDIWREFYKAFASSAKMNLHVQFLYGKNGHHLLESVAKGIGKALRRAVVINDETATSTKGSLDL from the coding sequence ATGTCCACAACACAAAGAAAAGCAAACATTTCCCGCCGAACAAACGAAACAGACATAAGCCTCTGTCTCAATCTTGACGGCACAGGAAAAACCGCTGTCCAAAGCGGCATAGGTTTCTTAGACCATATGCTGACACTGCTCGCCTTTTGGGCGAAATTCGACTTGGAACTCACCTGCAAAGGCGATACGCACATTGATTTTCACCATACCATGGAAGATATAGGAATTTGCTTAGGCAAAGCCCTGCATGACGCCTTGCTCAGCCATAACGGCGCCAACGGCATCGAGCGTACCGGCTTTGCGAAAATTCCAATGGATGAAGCGTTGACGGAAGTTTGCCTCGACCTTTCCGGACGGGCATGGCTTGAATGGCGCAATGACGAGCTCTTGCCCCCTGTCATCGCCGGAGACGAAAAAGATATTTGGCGTGAATTTTACAAAGCATTCGCAAGCAGCGCGAAAATGAATTTGCACGTACAATTTCTTTATGGCAAAAACGGACACCACCTGCTTGAATCCGTAGCAAAAGGAATAGGCAAAGCCCTGCGCCGCGCTGTTGTTATCAATGATGAAACTGCCACAAGCACAAAAGGAAGTTTGGATTTATGA
- the tatC gene encoding twin-arginine translocase subunit TatC: MPLLSHLGELRTRLTRIVIMVLIGFVGFYGISETAYFYLAEPLTRFLPEGSTLIYTSPQGAFFTYLKVALMLSILGTSPYSFYQIWAFIAPGLYKEEQRAVLPLAFFSAFFFLAGAAFCYFTVFPIAFKFFMGFTSDMIRPMISIEEYLSFALKLIIAFGLVFEMPLFAYFLARLRLLTPQAMRRNRKYAVLLIFIIAAILTPPDVFSQTMMAIPMLILYEISIYIAKAANRTADKNKKKEEEQNTEKNGKTQNDAAEETPAASLEKSAATNTSDS; this comes from the coding sequence ATGCCTCTTCTCTCCCATTTAGGGGAATTGCGCACCCGTCTGACACGTATCGTGATAATGGTATTGATCGGTTTTGTCGGCTTTTACGGCATATCGGAAACAGCCTATTTCTATTTGGCGGAACCGCTCACCCGCTTTTTGCCGGAAGGAAGCACACTTATTTATACCTCACCGCAAGGAGCGTTTTTCACGTATTTGAAAGTCGCCCTCATGCTTTCCATTCTGGGCACGAGCCCTTACAGTTTTTATCAAATTTGGGCATTTATCGCTCCGGGGCTGTATAAGGAAGAACAACGCGCGGTCTTGCCTTTGGCGTTTTTTTCCGCCTTTTTCTTTTTGGCAGGGGCAGCTTTTTGTTATTTTACCGTATTCCCGATCGCGTTTAAATTCTTTATGGGCTTTACCAGCGACATGATACGCCCGATGATCAGCATTGAAGAATACCTGAGTTTCGCCCTCAAGCTGATCATAGCCTTCGGGCTTGTTTTTGAAATGCCGCTTTTTGCTTATTTTCTTGCACGGTTACGCCTTCTTACGCCTCAAGCCATGCGCCGGAACAGAAAATACGCTGTTTTGCTTATTTTCATTATCGCGGCGATTTTAACGCCGCCCGATGTTTTTTCTCAAACCATGATGGCGATACCTATGCTTATCCTTTATGAAATAAGCATTTATATTGCAAAAGCCGCCAACAGGACAGCGGATAAAAACAAGAAAAAAGAAGAAGAGCAAAATACGGAAAAAAACGGCAAAACGCAAAATGATGCAGCAGAGGAAACACCGGCTGCATCCTTGGAAAAATCTGCTGCAACCAATACTTCTGACAGCTAA
- the tatB gene encoding Sec-independent protein translocase protein TatB, giving the protein MFGIGSTELLLILVVALIVLGPKNLPKIANTLGKAMGQFQKASRDFQRTMNTEIALEEEQEKKKAEQQKQAETASPINEETKA; this is encoded by the coding sequence ATGTTTGGAATCGGTTCTACGGAACTTTTATTGATTTTAGTTGTGGCATTGATTGTTTTGGGACCCAAGAACTTGCCTAAAATTGCCAATACCCTGGGAAAAGCTATGGGACAATTCCAAAAGGCCTCCCGCGATTTCCAGCGCACAATGAATACGGAAATAGCCCTTGAAGAAGAACAGGAAAAGAAAAAAGCCGAGCAGCAAAAACAGGCGGAAACCGCTTCCCCAATAAATGAAGAGACAAAAGCTTAA
- a CDS encoding restriction endonuclease has protein sequence MKKDIPSYPLLIEATYDALKQLGGSGKNDEINQKAIEILKLTNNILDIMHIDTNLSEVYYRLAWARTCLKNYSAIANSARSVWSICPDYTTIDKVNGEDVYSYHRKKEMISAKEEIGGLSESDINNVDTLVPDVNLPEEVKGWKQHLYKILLEMNPYAFERLTQRLLRECGFSEVKVTKKSGDGGIDGIGKLKINGIFTFNIAFQCKRYRGNVNVSEIRDFRGSLTTDIEKALFITTGTFTQQAIEDACKSGKQQIDLMDGEEFINKLAELQLGVTEIKDYQINEEFFSKI, from the coding sequence ATGAAAAAAGATATTCCTAGTTATCCTTTATTAATAGAAGCAACATATGATGCTTTGAAACAATTAGGCGGTTCTGGAAAAAATGATGAAATTAATCAAAAGGCGATAGAGATTTTGAAGTTAACAAATAACATATTAGATATTATGCATATCGATACTAATTTATCAGAAGTTTATTATCGATTGGCATGGGCGAGAACGTGTTTAAAGAACTATTCTGCAATAGCAAATAGTGCTAGGTCGGTATGGTCTATTTGCCCTGATTATACGACCATTGATAAAGTGAATGGAGAAGATGTTTATAGTTATCATCGTAAAAAAGAAATGATTTCAGCTAAAGAAGAGATAGGGGGATTATCTGAGAGTGATATAAATAATGTGGATACTCTTGTTCCTGATGTTAATCTTCCTGAAGAGGTGAAAGGCTGGAAACAACATTTATATAAGATTTTATTAGAAATGAACCCATATGCGTTTGAGCGACTGACGCAAAGATTATTACGTGAGTGTGGGTTCTCGGAAGTTAAAGTAACAAAAAAATCGGGTGATGGTGGTATTGATGGTATTGGTAAGCTTAAGATAAATGGTATTTTTACATTTAATATTGCTTTTCAATGTAAGCGTTATAGAGGAAATGTTAATGTTTCTGAAATAAGGGATTTTAGAGGCTCATTAACAACCGACATTGAAAAGGCGTTATTTATAACTACCGGAACATTTACACAGCAGGCAATCGAAGATGCTTGTAAAAGCGGTAAACAGCAAATTGACTTAATGGACGGTGAGGAATTTATTAATAAACTTGCTGAACTTCAATTAGGAGTAACTGAAATAAAAGATTACCAAATAAATGAAGAGTTTTTCTCAAAGATTTAG
- the guaA gene encoding glutamine-hydrolyzing GMP synthase has product MSKVIIIDYGSQVTQLIARRVRELGVYSEIHPCQVKADKIKALQPDAIILSGGPASVGEEDAPKLDMGLLEIGVPVLGICYGMQLLAHNLGGELSQSETREYGPAELEFCGKSTLWNGLGKSSRVWMSHGDKVSKAPQGFDVCGKTSTLGIAAMCDEKRKIYALQFHPEVHHSLDGTAMIKNFLFEVAHLKADWNMHNFAERVIEECREKVGGGHVICALSGGVDSTVVAVLLNKAIGHKLHCIFVNNGVLRENEGEEVVNYLREHFDLNLKYVDASKLFLDKLAGVDDPEKKRKIIGHTFIDVFEQEANAIKAGGVSVKFLAQGTLYPDVIESVSHKGPSAVIKSHHNVGGLPEKMDMDLIEPLRELFKDEVRAVGAELGIPESVLWRHPFPGPGLAIRIIGKITEERLNILRKADTIVQEELRASGWYRKVWQGFAVLLPLKTVGVMGDGRTYESVIALRIVDSVDAMTADWSRIPEDVLAKMSTRIINEVRGVNRVVLDISPKPPSTIEWE; this is encoded by the coding sequence ATGTCAAAAGTAATTATTATCGACTACGGTTCACAAGTGACGCAACTTATCGCCCGCCGCGTGCGCGAACTGGGTGTTTATTCGGAGATCCACCCCTGCCAAGTGAAAGCGGACAAAATCAAAGCGCTGCAGCCGGACGCAATTATTTTATCCGGCGGACCGGCAAGCGTCGGCGAAGAAGACGCTCCGAAATTGGATATGGGACTGCTTGAAATCGGTGTGCCGGTGCTTGGCATTTGCTACGGCATGCAGCTTTTGGCGCACAATCTCGGCGGTGAACTTTCCCAATCGGAAACACGTGAATACGGACCTGCCGAATTAGAATTTTGCGGAAAAAGCACGCTTTGGAACGGACTTGGCAAAAGCTCCCGCGTGTGGATGAGTCACGGCGACAAAGTAAGCAAAGCCCCGCAAGGTTTTGACGTATGCGGAAAAACATCTACCCTCGGCATTGCCGCCATGTGCGATGAAAAACGCAAAATCTACGCTCTGCAATTCCACCCGGAAGTGCACCACAGCCTTGACGGTACAGCCATGATCAAAAACTTCCTTTTTGAAGTGGCACACCTCAAAGCCGACTGGAACATGCACAATTTCGCCGAACGGGTTATCGAAGAATGCCGGGAAAAAGTGGGCGGCGGGCACGTTATATGCGCCTTGTCCGGAGGGGTTGACTCAACCGTTGTCGCCGTGCTTTTGAATAAGGCAATCGGGCACAAGCTGCATTGCATTTTTGTAAATAACGGCGTGCTGCGTGAAAACGAGGGCGAAGAAGTTGTCAACTATTTACGGGAACACTTTGATTTGAATTTGAAATATGTGGACGCAAGCAAACTTTTTCTCGATAAATTGGCAGGCGTTGACGACCCTGAAAAAAAACGGAAAATTATCGGACATACCTTTATCGATGTTTTCGAGCAAGAAGCGAACGCCATTAAAGCCGGCGGCGTCAGCGTGAAATTCCTTGCCCAAGGCACGCTCTACCCCGATGTTATCGAATCCGTTTCCCATAAAGGTCCGAGCGCTGTCATTAAAAGCCACCACAATGTGGGCGGCTTGCCGGAAAAAATGGATATGGACTTGATCGAACCGCTGCGCGAGCTTTTCAAAGACGAAGTGCGTGCCGTCGGAGCCGAACTTGGCATTCCCGAATCTGTCTTGTGGCGCCACCCTTTCCCCGGTCCCGGACTTGCCATACGCATTATCGGTAAAATAACCGAAGAACGCCTGAATATTTTGCGTAAGGCGGATACCATTGTGCAGGAAGAATTGCGAGCTTCCGGTTGGTATCGCAAAGTATGGCAAGGCTTTGCCGTGCTTCTTCCGCTTAAGACCGTCGGCGTTATGGGCGACGGCAGAACCTATGAAAGCGTTATCGCTCTGCGTATTGTGGACAGCGTTGACGCAATGACAGCCGACTGGTCACGCATTCCGGAAGACGTGCTTGCCAAAATGAGTACAAGAATTATCAACGAAGTGCGCGGCGTCAACCGTGTAGTGCTTGACATTTCCCCAAAACCGCCCAGCACTATCGAATGGGAATAA
- the guaB gene encoding IMP dehydrogenase, protein MAKCLGKSLTFEDILLVPAYSDITPDMVSLEAWLTPEIKLPIPLLSAAMDTVTESAMAISMARNGGIGIIHKNMSIADQRLEVEKVKKSESGMILDPVTVGPDDTVQKALQLMHDYRVSGLPVEKNDTLVGILTNRDVRFVTEPEKVLVCEVMTRDNLVTVPMGTTLEEAKKHLHTHRIEKLLVVDANRKLRGLITMKDIDKVQKYPDSCKDDKGRLRVGAAIGVGKESEERASELLAAGADVLVLDSAHGHSENILRAVRNIRSAFPKAQLIAGNVATYEGAKALIEAGVDTVKCGIGPGSICTTRVVAGVGVPQVTAIMETSRATREYGKCLIADGGIKYSGDVVKALAVGANSIMAGSLFAGTDETPGEIILYQGRTYKTYRGMGSIDAMKDGSCDRYFQEKSKKFVPEGIVGRVPSRGPVAETIYQLMGGLRSGMGYLGAKDIPTLFETAQYVEISSAGLRESHVHDVIITKEAPNYRIEQ, encoded by the coding sequence ATGGCAAAATGCTTAGGCAAATCCCTTACATTTGAAGATATCTTACTTGTACCTGCATATTCGGACATCACTCCGGACATGGTGAGCCTTGAAGCATGGCTTACTCCGGAAATAAAACTCCCCATTCCCCTTCTTTCCGCCGCAATGGATACGGTTACGGAATCCGCCATGGCTATTTCCATGGCACGCAACGGCGGCATAGGAATCATTCATAAGAACATGAGCATTGCGGACCAAAGGCTGGAAGTTGAAAAAGTAAAAAAATCCGAAAGCGGCATGATTTTGGACCCCGTCACCGTCGGTCCCGATGACACGGTGCAAAAAGCTTTACAGCTCATGCACGATTACCGCGTAAGCGGTTTGCCTGTCGAAAAAAACGATACCCTTGTCGGCATTCTGACCAACCGTGATGTGCGTTTTGTGACAGAACCTGAAAAAGTCCTTGTTTGCGAAGTTATGACAAGGGACAATCTTGTCACCGTTCCCATGGGCACAACCCTTGAGGAAGCCAAAAAACACCTGCACACCCATAGGATTGAAAAACTGCTCGTTGTGGACGCAAACCGCAAGCTCCGCGGACTTATCACCATGAAAGACATTGATAAAGTCCAAAAATATCCGGATTCATGCAAGGACGACAAAGGGCGTTTGCGTGTCGGGGCAGCCATAGGCGTCGGTAAAGAAAGCGAAGAAAGAGCGTCCGAGCTTTTGGCAGCCGGCGCTGACGTTTTGGTTTTGGACTCAGCCCATGGACATTCCGAAAATATTTTGCGTGCGGTCAGAAATATCCGTTCCGCTTTCCCGAAAGCGCAGCTCATCGCCGGCAACGTGGCAACCTATGAAGGAGCCAAAGCCCTTATAGAAGCGGGGGTTGACACGGTGAAATGCGGAATCGGTCCCGGTTCTATCTGCACGACTCGTGTCGTTGCGGGGGTCGGCGTGCCTCAAGTCACCGCTATCATGGAAACAAGCCGCGCAACACGGGAATACGGCAAATGCCTCATTGCCGACGGCGGCATCAAATATTCCGGCGACGTGGTCAAAGCTCTTGCCGTCGGTGCAAATTCCATCATGGCGGGCTCGCTCTTCGCAGGGACTGACGAAACTCCGGGAGAAATCATCTTATACCAAGGCAGAACCTATAAGACATACCGCGGAATGGGCTCTATCGACGCCATGAAAGACGGCAGCTGCGACCGTTATTTCCAAGAAAAATCAAAGAAATTCGTACCGGAAGGCATTGTGGGACGCGTTCCTTCCCGCGGTCCTGTTGCCGAAACCATTTATCAGCTCATGGGCGGACTTCGCTCCGGTATGGGCTATCTTGGAGCGAAAGATATTCCTACGCTTTTTGAAACCGCCCAATATGTGGAAATTTCTTCCGCCGGCCTCAGGGAAAGCCATGTTCATGATGTCATCATCACAAAGGAAGCCCCCAATTACAGAATTGAACAATAA
- the lysS gene encoding lysine--tRNA ligase gives MSTPNHQKAIKIASQSEHVSYFMPMLESFQEHGELNEVIKNCVAKSCDIWDSGVPLFPNGFKKEDSCGVVRAEFEGYSAEELEAIDTVFVLAGRIISSRSFGKVIFFHLQDRTGRLQCYADKSRIDENEFKVFKKLDVGDIVGVNGTLFRTKTGELTLSCSSVKLLTKSFRPLPDKHAGLTNVEMRFRQRYVDLIVNPKARDVFRKRSRIIREFRNFMENRDFVEVETPMMHPLAGGANARPFVTHHNALDMELYLRIAPELYLKRLIVGGLEKVFEINRSFRNEGTDTKHNPEFTMCEFYWAYATFWDLMDLTEDLFSSIAYAVCGSTIVTYQEDEIDLTKGKWERITFHDSLEKYGNHKPEFYTDTEAVKNYLLSRGEKNLDNLGIGKLQSMLFDLDVEPKLIQPTFVYYYPAEISPLARRNDENPELTDRFELFIAGGELANAFSELNDPVDQRIRFQKQMEAKNLGDEEACPLDEDYLRALEYGMPPTAGQGIGIDRLVMLLTDSPSIREVIFFPHLRHEV, from the coding sequence ATGAGTACCCCCAATCATCAAAAAGCGATAAAAATTGCAAGTCAGTCTGAACATGTTTCTTATTTTATGCCCATGCTTGAGAGTTTTCAAGAGCACGGGGAATTGAACGAAGTTATAAAAAACTGTGTGGCAAAATCTTGCGATATATGGGATTCCGGCGTACCGCTGTTTCCGAACGGTTTTAAAAAGGAAGACAGCTGCGGTGTCGTTCGTGCTGAATTTGAGGGGTACAGCGCAGAAGAGCTGGAAGCTATCGACACCGTCTTTGTTTTGGCAGGAAGGATTATTTCCTCCCGTTCTTTCGGGAAAGTCATTTTCTTCCATTTGCAGGACAGGACAGGACGTTTGCAGTGTTATGCGGATAAGTCCCGTATTGACGAAAACGAATTTAAAGTTTTTAAAAAACTTGATGTTGGTGATATCGTCGGTGTGAACGGTACGTTGTTCCGTACGAAAACGGGGGAATTGACCCTTTCCTGCTCCTCCGTCAAACTGCTGACGAAATCTTTCCGTCCTTTGCCGGACAAGCATGCGGGACTCACCAATGTTGAAATGCGTTTTCGCCAGCGGTATGTCGATTTAATCGTAAATCCCAAAGCCCGTGACGTTTTCCGCAAGCGTTCCCGCATTATCCGTGAATTTCGGAATTTTATGGAGAACAGGGATTTTGTGGAAGTGGAAACGCCCATGATGCACCCTCTCGCAGGGGGGGCGAACGCCCGTCCTTTTGTGACGCATCACAACGCTCTCGATATGGAATTGTATCTGCGCATTGCGCCTGAACTGTATTTGAAACGCCTTATCGTGGGCGGTTTGGAAAAAGTGTTTGAAATCAACCGTTCATTTAGGAATGAAGGTACGGATACCAAGCATAATCCGGAATTTACCATGTGTGAGTTTTACTGGGCTTATGCGACTTTTTGGGATTTGATGGACTTGACGGAAGATTTGTTTTCTTCCATCGCGTATGCTGTTTGCGGTTCGACAATCGTCACATATCAGGAAGATGAAATCGACCTGACAAAAGGCAAGTGGGAACGTATCACGTTCCATGATTCCTTGGAAAAATACGGCAATCATAAACCGGAATTTTATACGGATACGGAAGCTGTGAAAAACTATCTCCTTTCCCGCGGCGAAAAGAATTTGGATAACCTGGGAATCGGCAAACTGCAGTCAATGCTCTTTGATTTGGATGTCGAGCCGAAACTCATTCAGCCTACGTTCGTTTATTATTATCCTGCCGAAATTTCTCCTCTTGCGCGCCGCAATGACGAAAATCCGGAATTGACGGACAGGTTTGAACTTTTTATTGCGGGCGGCGAACTTGCCAATGCCTTTTCAGAATTGAACGATCCGGTGGATCAGCGTATCCGTTTTCAAAAGCAAATGGAAGCGAAAAATCTCGGTGACGAAGAAGCATGCCCTCTTGACGAAGATTATTTGCGCGCTTTGGAATATGGCATGCCTCCAACGGCGGGACAAGGCATAGGCATTGACCGTTTGGTCATGCTTTTGACTGATTCGCCTTCTATCCGCGAGGTTATTTTCTTCCCTCATTTAAGACATGAAGTATAG
- a CDS encoding lipoprotein-releasing ABC transporter permease subunit, with translation MSFELFIALRYLFSKRQQAFISVISVMSVLGVAIGVGALVVVMGVYNGFTEDIRNKILGANSHLFIQSLIPEMLDVNEDGSGGYSGIVKNLKQNPQIKAAAPFLYTEVLFSSPQGATGLIIRGIEPGNADEALTVLRHLKEGSLDGLIRSKGVQGIVVGEELASRFGLRIGSRINLMSPSGERTTAGFVPKIVSYRVAGIFKSGLNDYDNRLAFISLQSARELIGVPPGRVSGIEVFLNDPMQAKEIAQALQEVLPDYLYVRNWIDINAGLFAALQLERIGMFIVLALIVLVGSFSIITSLVMLVMEKTKDIAILMSMGASSYSIGKIFMLQGTLIGFIGTLIGYAGGLLLAFLLQKYQFIELPAGVYASDHLPVLITFSDTALIGLASMLMCFLATVYPARQAAKLVPADALRYE, from the coding sequence ATGAGTTTTGAGCTTTTTATCGCGTTACGCTATCTTTTTTCCAAAAGGCAGCAAGCGTTTATTTCCGTAATTTCCGTCATGTCGGTTCTCGGCGTGGCTATCGGCGTTGGCGCGTTGGTGGTTGTCATGGGGGTTTACAACGGTTTTACCGAAGATATACGCAATAAAATTTTAGGCGCAAATTCACATCTTTTTATTCAGAGCCTTATTCCTGAAATGTTGGATGTCAATGAAGACGGGAGTGGCGGGTATAGCGGTATTGTGAAGAATTTGAAACAAAATCCGCAAATCAAAGCCGCCGCACCCTTTTTGTATACGGAAGTTTTGTTTTCAAGTCCTCAGGGAGCGACAGGACTTATCATCCGCGGAATCGAACCCGGTAACGCCGATGAAGCCCTTACGGTCCTGCGGCATTTGAAAGAGGGCTCATTGGACGGTCTTATCCGGTCCAAGGGGGTGCAGGGCATTGTTGTCGGCGAAGAATTGGCTTCGCGTTTCGGACTTCGCATAGGCAGCCGCATCAATCTGATGTCACCGAGCGGAGAACGCACGACAGCCGGTTTTGTGCCTAAAATCGTTTCATACCGTGTTGCAGGAATTTTTAAAAGCGGTTTGAATGATTATGATAACCGCTTGGCGTTCATTTCTTTGCAGTCCGCCCGGGAGCTTATCGGCGTGCCGCCGGGACGGGTGAGCGGAATTGAGGTTTTTTTGAATGATCCCATGCAGGCGAAAGAAATCGCCCAAGCTTTGCAAGAGGTGCTTCCGGATTATTTGTATGTGCGGAATTGGATAGATATCAATGCGGGGCTTTTTGCCGCTTTGCAGCTGGAACGTATCGGAATGTTCATTGTTTTAGCTTTGATTGTTTTAGTCGGTTCGTTTTCCATCATAACGTCCCTTGTCATGCTTGTCATGGAAAAAACAAAAGATATCGCAATATTGATGTCCATGGGGGCAAGCAGTTATTCCATCGGAAAAATTTTCATGCTGCAAGGCACGCTTATCGGTTTCATCGGTACGCTGATCGGGTATGCAGGCGGTTTGCTTTTGGCGTTTTTACTGCAAAAATATCAATTCATCGAATTGCCTGCCGGGGTCTATGCTTCCGATCATCTGCCTGTTCTGATTACTTTTTCCGATACCGCGCTTATAGGGCTTGCATCCATGCTCATGTGTTTTTTGGCGACTGTTTATCCTGCAAGGCAGGCTGCCAAACTTGTTCCTGCCGATGCGCTGCGTTATGAATAG
- a CDS encoding ABC transporter ATP-binding protein, with product MLYSLKNVSKIISTPQEEIRILNSVNFFIEKGEMLAVLGASGSGKSTFLNILAGLDSPSSGEVFFEDKNIHALQEKEKNFLRNKEMGFVFQFHHLLPEFTTAENVAMQAIISGMKKSEALQKAYELLEMVELSHRAKHLVTTLSGGEKQRAAIARAVLLSPKVLLADEPTGNLDFKTGEQIMQVLTNLNKEKRMTLVMVTHNREIANQMQRVVELKSGAFHEQKMY from the coding sequence ATGTTATATTCTTTAAAGAACGTTTCTAAAATTATCAGTACCCCTCAAGAGGAAATCCGCATTTTAAACTCCGTTAATTTTTTTATTGAAAAAGGGGAAATGCTTGCCGTGCTCGGTGCCTCCGGAAGCGGAAAATCCACTTTCTTGAATATCTTGGCAGGATTGGACAGTCCAAGCTCCGGAGAAGTTTTTTTTGAGGATAAAAATATTCACGCACTGCAGGAAAAAGAAAAAAATTTTCTCAGAAATAAGGAAATGGGTTTTGTTTTTCAATTCCATCATCTGTTGCCGGAATTTACCACGGCGGAAAATGTGGCTATGCAGGCGATCATTTCCGGAATGAAAAAAAGCGAAGCATTGCAAAAAGCCTATGAACTGCTTGAAATGGTTGAGCTTTCCCATAGGGCTAAGCATCTTGTGACCACTCTTTCAGGGGGTGAAAAACAAAGGGCTGCCATTGCAAGGGCTGTGCTTTTGTCTCCGAAAGTGCTTCTTGCCGATGAGCCGACAGGGAATTTGGATTTTAAAACCGGTGAACAAATAATGCAGGTATTGACAAATTTGAATAAAGAAAAGAGAATGACTCTCGTCATGGTGACGCATAATAGGGAAATAGCCAATCAAATGCAACGTGTCGTTGAATTAAAGTCCGGAGCTTTTCATGAACAAAAAATGTATTAA